From Panthera uncia isolate 11264 chromosome E1, Puncia_PCG_1.0, whole genome shotgun sequence, one genomic window encodes:
- the LOC125926901 gene encoding olfactory receptor 139 produces MEPGAWGNRTTVTEFILLGLTENVRLKPILFVVFLFAYVLTVGGNFSILAAIFVEPKLHTPMYYFLGNLSLLDIGCITVTVPPMLACLLPPQCRVPYAACVSQLFFFHLLAGVDCHLLTAMAYDRYLAICQPLTYSTRMRREVRGALVAICCTVSFINALTHTVALSVLDFCGPNVVNHFYCDLPPLFRLSCSSIHLNGQLLFVGATFMGVFPMILISVSYAHVTAAVLRIRSAEGRKKAFSTCGSHLTVVCIFYGTGFFSYMRLGSVSASDKDKGIGILNTILSPMLNPLIYSLRNPDVQGALKRVLMGKRPPE; encoded by the coding sequence atGGAGCCAGGCGCCTGGGGGAACAGGACAACTGTCACTGAGTTCATCCTTCTTGGCCTGACCGAAAACGTAAGACTGAAACCCATCCTTTTTGTCGTCTTCCTCTTTGCCTATGTACTCACCGTAGGGGGCAACTTCAGCATCCTGGCTGCCATCTTTGTGGAGCCCAAACTCCACACTCCCATGTACTACTTCTTGGGGAACCTATCTCTGCTGGACATTGGATGCATCACTGTCACTGTCCCTCCAATGCTAGCATGTCTCCTGCCCCCCCAGTGCAGAGTCCCCTACGCTGCCTGCGTTTCACAGCTCTTCTTCTTCCACCTCCTGGCCGGTGTGGACTGTCACCTCCTGACAgccatggcctatgaccgctaccTGGCCATCTGCCAGCCCCTCACCTACAGCACCCGCATGCGCCGTGAAGTCCGGGGTGCCCTGGTGGCCATTTGCTGCACTGTCTCCTTTATCAATGCTCTGACTCACACGGTGGCTCTGTCCGTGCTTGACTTCTGCGGCCCTAATGTGGTCAACCACTTCTACTGCGACCTCCCACCCCTTTTCCGGCTCTCCTGCTCCAGTATCCACCTCAATGGGCAGCTGCTTTTTGTGGGGGCCACTTTCATGGGGGTGTTCCCCATGATCCTCATCTCAGTGTCTTACGCCCACGTCACAGCTGCGGTGCTACGAATCCGTTCagcagaggggaggaagaaggccTTCTCCACGTGTGGCTCCCACCTCACCGTGGTCTGTATCTTTTATGGAACTGGCTTCTTCAGTTACATGCGTCTGGGCTCAGTGTCAGCCTCAGACAAAGACAAAGGGATTGGGATCCTCAATACTATCCTCAGCCCCATGTTGAACCCACTCATCTATAGCCTCCGGAACCCTGATGTGCAGGGCGCCCTGAAAAGGGTGCTGATGGGGAAGCGGCCTCCTGAATGA